GGCCCGACCGTACTCAACCACAGCATCTGACCGCCGATCAAGCAACATCAGAACATCACCTTTGCGGTCGGCTGCGATGCCCTCAAACTCAGGTGGAAAACTACCCTGCAATTGCTGCAAAGCCGCATCAAACTGCTTTTGCTCCATCAGCACACTGGACAACCGCAGCTTGGCAATGGCCTTGTACCCTGCGTCCGTAGATTGCTCGGCCACCCAGCCAAGCGCGGATTTAGCAGCATCCAGGTCGCCAGCTTCCTGCATCGTCTTTGCCAAAGCAAAACCCGCCATATCGGCCTGTGGCGTACCAGAGTACTTCGCCTTGATATCGGTAAACGCCTGCTCCACGCGTGATTGATCTTTTGCTTGAGCGGCAACCTCCACGGCATCCAACAAAGCAGCCGCTTGAGAGGCTTGTCGATTTTGCCAATATTGGTACCCATTCCACGCCGCCAGCCCCCCCATCACCACCAGCAAGACTGCCGAAATAGGTGTACCCCAGGTATTCCAGAAATGCTTGAGCTGATCAAGCTGTTCTTGTTCTTCCAGATCTAAGTGATTTGCCATGAATGCTTTACGTCAGTTCAGTTGGTTGGGCGCGATTGTAGGTTGCCAGCCCAAAGAGAAACGGTTTCCAATGATTGCTCGACCTGGGCCCCCACCCCATCGCGAAGTGACTTGATGGATACGACGCCACGCGTTAGCTCTTCATCACCAAAAACGAGCGCATACGCAGCGCCACTGCCATCGGCCCGCTTGAATTGCGATTTCATGCTACCCATCGAGCCATCAGCAGATGCCGATGCGTGCATCTGAATAGAGAGACCCAAAGCACGGAGTTGCTCTATCGTCCTCATTGCCACAGGGAGGGACGAGATACTGGGAACCACGGCATACACATCGGGAGCTAGTGAAATAAAGGCCTTTTCCTGCTCTTTCAACAACTCCAACACACGCTCAACCCCTAAAGCCCAGCCTACGGCTGGTGCGGCCTTCCCGCCCACTTGCTCCATCAAATAGTCATAGCGCCCGCCACCACAGATAGTGCCCTGAGACCCAAGCTGGTCCGTCACAAACTCAAAAACAGTGAGGTTGTAATAGTCCATGCCACGGACCAGCCTCGGATTGAGGGTCCATGCCACACCATTCGCATCCAAAATCGCCTTGACCCTGTCAAAGTGGGCCAGTGACTCTGGACCCAAGAAATCGATCAATCTCGGCGCCGCATTCACAATGGCCTGCAGCCCTGGGTTCTTAGTGTCCAGGATGCGCAGCGGATTGCTATGGAGTCGGCGACGGGCCTCTTCGTCAAG
This Acidovorax sp. 106 DNA region includes the following protein-coding sequences:
- a CDS encoding tetratricopeptide repeat protein, whose protein sequence is MANHLDLEEQEQLDQLKHFWNTWGTPISAVLLVVMGGLAAWNGYQYWQNRQASQAAALLDAVEVAAQAKDQSRVEQAFTDIKAKYSGTPQADMAGFALAKTMQEAGDLDAAKSALGWVAEQSTDAGYKAIAKLRLSSVLMEQKQFDAALQQLQGSFPPEFEGIAADRKGDVLMLLDRRSDAVVEYGRAYKALDETIEYRRMVEVKLNGLGVDPQSTSSGAVASPDVKK
- the hisS gene encoding histidine--tRNA ligase — its product is MNDILPPDSARWEWLEGKVRALMDRYSYRNIRTPIVEPTALFVRGLGEVTDIVEKEMYSFEDRLNGEHLSLRPEATAGVVRAVSENSMLYDGGKRLYYMGPMFRHERPQRGRYRQFHQIGAEALGFPGAEVDAELILLANSLWRELGLQGVRLELNSLGQPQERQAHRAALIAYLEQHRESLDEEARRRLHSNPLRILDTKNPGLQAIVNAAPRLIDFLGPESLAHFDRVKAILDANGVAWTLNPRLVRGMDYYNLTVFEFVTDQLGSQGTICGGGRYDYLMEQVGGKAAPAVGWALGVERVLELLKEQEKAFISLAPDVYAVVPSISSLPVAMRTIEQLRALGLSIQMHASASADGSMGSMKSQFKRADGSGAAYALVFGDEELTRGVVSIKSLRDGVGAQVEQSLETVSLWAGNLQSRPTN